From a region of the Candidatus Palauibacter polyketidifaciens genome:
- a CDS encoding YIP1 family protein — MTTCARCGQESAAFDRCPFCGEAAASSERERAGEAEGAEELNLPAWEDPAVPFPVNLIETWRRSVLEPGAFFARGPFDRAAVRPILYYLVISVLGAALSLTWGALLPTTQPGFVETVAEVMNIALPDAAATAGSAGRLADFFLAPFWAALSLVIASLLLHLFVLLLVPGRRSLTATVRTVCYACGPGVFAIIPFVGGVVAWVWGAVLTVIGLREAHRTTTGRAFAVWLLAAALPVAFLLLGVLLIIARVASGV; from the coding sequence TGGAGAGGCTGCGGCCAGCTCCGAACGGGAGCGCGCGGGCGAGGCGGAGGGCGCAGAGGAGCTTAACCTGCCCGCGTGGGAGGATCCGGCGGTACCCTTCCCGGTGAACCTGATCGAGACGTGGCGCCGCAGCGTGTTGGAGCCCGGCGCTTTCTTCGCCCGCGGGCCCTTCGATCGCGCGGCGGTGCGCCCAATTCTCTACTACCTCGTGATCAGTGTCCTCGGAGCGGCGCTCTCGCTGACCTGGGGAGCGTTGCTGCCGACGACGCAGCCGGGCTTCGTGGAGACGGTCGCCGAGGTCATGAACATCGCGCTGCCGGATGCGGCGGCCACTGCGGGCTCCGCCGGGAGGCTCGCGGATTTCTTCCTCGCCCCGTTCTGGGCGGCGCTGTCCCTCGTCATTGCGAGCCTGCTCCTCCATCTGTTCGTACTCCTGCTGGTCCCCGGGCGTCGAAGCCTCACAGCCACCGTGCGCACGGTCTGCTACGCGTGCGGACCCGGCGTCTTCGCCATCATCCCGTTCGTCGGAGGAGTGGTGGCCTGGGTCTGGGGAGCCGTGCTGACGGTGATCGGCCTGCGAGAGGCGCACCGGACCACGACCGGAAGGGCCTTCGCGGTATGGCTGCTGGCGGCCGCCCTCCCGGTCGCCTTCCTGCTGCTGGGGGTCCTGCTGATCATCGCCCGCGTGGCAAGCGGAGTTTGA